A window of Cytobacillus sp. FSL H8-0458 genomic DNA:
TGCAGCCTGCCTTTAACTGGTAAAAACGTCGTTGACCGCATTATAACTGAGCGGGCAGTCATCGATGTCACCGAGTCCGGTTTAAAGCTTGTTGAAGTAGCTAAAGGCTTTACAATCGAGGAAATTATCAATTCAACAGAACCTGAATTGCAGGTTGATGAAAACGTTGTAACAGAAGCCTACTAATACATTAGAAAAGTACAGCTGCATGCTGTGCTTTTCATTATCTTCAGCCTAAAAGAAAAGAGGAGAAAAAATGAGTTTTTCCTTTAAAGGAATTGACCATATCCAGCTGGCAGCTCCGAAAGGCTGCGAGGAGGAAGCAAGAATATTTTACGGCGAACAGCTTGGCCTGAAGGAAATTCCCAAGCCTGAAAATCTCCAAAAGCGCGGAGGCTGCTGGTTTATTTGCGGAGATCAGGAAATCCATATTGGAGTACAGGAAGGCTTCCTGCCCGCCAAAAAAGCCCACCCTGGATTTATTGTGGAAAACCTGGAAGCCTTGAGAAGCAAACTTGAGGAGCAGAAAATAGCAATAAAGGAAGAACCTCAGATAGAAGGAAGAGAGAGGTTCTTTGTAGATGA
This region includes:
- a CDS encoding VOC family protein produces the protein MSFSFKGIDHIQLAAPKGCEEEARIFYGEQLGLKEIPKPENLQKRGGCWFICGDQEIHIGVQEGFLPAKKAHPGFIVENLEALRSKLEEQKIAIKEEPQIEGRERFFVDDPFGNRIEFLEFLP